Proteins encoded within one genomic window of Nilaparvata lugens isolate BPH chromosome 11, ASM1435652v1, whole genome shotgun sequence:
- the LOC111056374 gene encoding zinc finger CCCH domain-containing protein 14 isoform X3 codes for MDCLGKEVTHKMKSAIMAKLMELGIKADMDLLEYIMLMISNKRTKAGMTRDLSLFLGSSTVPFVTWLHQVLSKLQEVTISTQVSQPKQVKTENVPSEKVHESAEAKLADNVKCKKRERTPSAEEHEYLNIRADIEADPIDDLQSVIDEGSSKITPPTKPPTEKKEPDRSISSKHDSSKIKDSQSSKASSSLEKQKSSEEQSRDESGTKRRRISPPAKEREKELRDESDTKKRRVSPPPSKGRERESSRDNSELRRKRLSSPLLKEREREVTKDDNEIKKKRISSPVKDDGEIRRVRLLSPAKDKESLKDEGALRKRRLSPVEKDRRIKDVDKRLGSESGRREKAVFDVRELLNKRKAEKSAVTDERRSRETERRHRSPPPTKRPASERERTMERERDRERMRERVRERDNEKRSESRELSSDRRRPPSKVVRVESLVHDVSDARSGGRSNFADRDRSRSGERERSREREKAVPSVVKVTPRPVRPPNQQPSSCLILKAMAEANKSLAKQGGAAASATVVAEDDASGGCKKKTRMRKSSAKDADETDFKRSQLSFSLSSLSSVDDVHLELHHEEGSDEEEEEERNAKISHGMAAKAFKVAFKYARQQNASDDELCVLEKWMKYCSKKS; via the exons ATGGATTGTTTGGGAAAAGAAGTGACACACAAGATGAAG AGTGCCATCATGGCAAAGCTAATGGAACTTGGAATCAAAGCAG atatggatcTGCTGGAATACATAATGCTGATGATCAGCAATAAACGAACCAAAGCTGGGATGACCAGAGATTTGAGTCTCTTCTTAGGCTCCAGTACAGTTCCCTTTGTTACATGGCTGCATCAAGTATTGAGCAAACTACAGGAGGTTACGATCTCCACACAGG TCAGCCAACCAAAACAAGTGAAGACAGAAAATGTTCCTAGTGAAAAAGTTCACGAAAGTGCAGAAGCAAAGCTTGCCGACAATGTGAAATGCAAGAAACGAGAGAGAACGCCCAGTGCTGAAGAGCACGAGTATTTGAACATCCGAGCAGACATTGAAGCAG ATCCAATTGATGATTTGCAGAGCGTCATCGATGAGGGTTCATCAAAAATCACACCGCCGACCAAACCTCCCACCGAAAAGAAGGAACCGGATCGATCAATTTCCTCCAAACACGACTCTAGTAAAATAAAGGACTCACAGAGTTCAAAAGCGTCAAGTAGCttagaaaaacaaaaatcatcGGAAGAACAATCGAGAGATGAAAGTGGTACGAAGAGGAGAAGGATATCACCACCGGCAAAAGAACGAGAGAAAGAATTAAGAGATGAAAGTGATACAAAAAAGAGAAGGGTGTCACCACCGCCGTCgaaaggaagagagagggaATCATCAAGAGACAATAGTGAATTGAGGAGGAAACGATTATCGTCACCTTTGTTGAAAGAAAGAGAACGGGAGGTGACAAAGGATGATAACGAGATTAAAAAGAAGAGAATTTCATCGCCGGTGAAAGATGATGGGGAGATTAGGAGGGTAAGGTTGTTATCGCCCGCTAAAGACAAAGAATCTTTGAAGGATGAAGGTGCTTTGAGAAAGAGAAGGTTATCGCCGGTAGAAAAAGATCGCAGAATAAAAGACGTAGACAAACGGTTGGGTTCTGAATCTGGCCGACGGGAAAAAGCTGTCTTTGACGTAAGGGAGTTGTTGAACAAGCGTAAGGCGGAAAAATCGGCAGTTACCGACGAAAGACGAAGTCGGGAAACTGAGAGACGTCATAGGAGTCCACCACCGACAAAACGGCCTGCGAGTGAGAGAGAACGCACCATGGAGAGGGAGCGTGACAGAGAGAGGATGAGGGAGAGAGTACGTGAGAGAGACAATGAGAAGCGAAGTGAGAGTCGCGAGTTGTCCAGCGATAGAAGGAGACCGCCTTCCAAAGTGGTTCGGGTCGAATCTTTGGTTCATGATGTCAGTGATGCAAGGAGCGGCGGTAGATCTAAT TTTGCGGACAGAGATCGGTCGCGGAGTGGCGAGAGAGAGAGGtcgagggagagagagaaagcggTGCCCAGCGTGGTGAAGGTGACGCCCCGGCCGGTGAGACCCCCCAATCAGCAGCCCAGCTCCTGTCTCATTCTGAAGGCAATGGCCGAAGCCAACAAGTCACTCGCCAAGCAGGGAGGAGCCGCCGCCTCAGCCACTGTTGTTGCG GAGGACGACGCCAGTGGTGGATGCAAGAAGAAAACAAGAATGAGGAAATCTTCGGCGAAGGACGCGGATGAAACCGATTTCAAGAGATCACAGTtgtctttttctctctcttccctcTCGTCTGTTGATGACGTGCACCTGGAACTTCATCATGAAGAAGGAtcagatgaggaggaggaagaagaaagaaacgcGAAAATCAGTCACGGGATGGCAGCGAAAGCATTCAAGGTGGCTTTCAAATATGCACGTCAGCAGAATGCTAGTGATGATGAACTGTGTGTTCTAGAGAAGTGGATGAAATACTGCAGTAAAAAGAGTTGA